TTGTAGAAGATTTTTAAAGCATCGTTTTTTTATACCAATATTGAAAAACGATTAAGCCCCAAACTCTTGCTACGGAATCATTTGGATTATTTGAAAATAATTTTTCTTTCAGTTTTTGTATTTCTTCGAGATCGAAAATTCCTTGTTCTAAAATAAATTTTTCAGAAAGTAAATCTTCCGTAATCAATGATTTTAAATCGGTTTGAAACCATTTCAATAAGGGCACTTCGAAACCTTGTTTCGGACGCTGAATAATTTCTTCCGGTAATTCTTTTTTAAACGTTTCTTTCAGAATTTTTTTTCGAGAATTTTTATCGATTTTATAGTAGGAGGGAAGCGAAAAAGCAAAATCAACAATATGATGATCCATAAATGGGCTGCGGACTTCCAAACTATTCGCCATACTCATTCGATCTACTTTTACGAGCATGTCGTTTTCTAAAACTAATTGCATATCGGTGTATAAAACAGAATTAAAATCAGCTGAAATAGTTTTTAAAATATTATTTTTTCGTGCCGTAAATTCGGATTTGTTTTTTTCATCGTTCAAAAAAATATTTTTTTGACGATCGTTTGTAAAGCCTGCCCAAAGCCAGTAGCGCTCCTTTTCGGATAAATTAATTCCTTCTAAAAATTTAGTTGCTTGGCGTATTTTATTTCCAATTTTAGAATTTCGAGATTTTGGTAAAATATTTAAAATCGGTAAAAGTGAATTTGCAAAAACTTTCTCAATTCCGATATTACGAGCTTTTAATTCTGCCGCATGTTTATTATAACCTCCAAACAATTCATCTGCGCCATCGCCAGAAAGTGCCACTTTTACTTGCTTTCGCGTATGTTTGCTTAAAATAAAAACAGCCAAAGCAGAAGAATCTGCAAAAGGTTCATCCATGTCATCGAGCATCGAAAAAAGGTCTGAAAATAAATCTTCGTTACTCAGTGAAAACACGGTATGATTGGTTTTATGCATCTTCGCCACCATTTCTGCGTAGACGGTTTCATCAAACAAAGGTTCGTTTTTAAAGCCAATAGAAAACGTGTGTAAATTTTTTGTGTGCTTCGACGCAAGCGCTGTAATAATACTGGAATCAATGCCTCCACTTAAAAAAGCGCCTACTGGAACATCCGCAATCAAACGCATTTCAACAGATTTATTTAGGAGCTTAGAAAAATATTTTTTCGAAGCATCGTAATTCAAATTAGCTGAATAGCTTTCAGAATAAGGAATTTCGTAATATTTTTTTTGAT
This genomic stretch from Bacteroidia bacterium harbors:
- the asnB gene encoding asparagine synthase (glutamine-hydrolyzing), with the protein product MCGITGIISFDENAEKEFQKINSALETLAKRGPDSNGTYTHNKVALGHTRLAIIDVSNAAAQPFTDNSGRYTIVFNGEIYNFQELKKSLLERKISFRSSSDTEVLLYLYITEGVSCFEKLNGEFAFAIYDKVEESTILVRDRYGIKPLYYYQDTKKFIFGSELKALLAFGIPKEIDEVSLQLFLHLNYIPSPDSILKNVKKIPAGNYFWIKNKIVDQKKYYEIPYSESYSANLNYDASKKYFSKLLNKSVEMRLIADVPVGAFLSGGIDSSIITALASKHTKNLHTFSIGFKNEPLFDETVYAEMVAKMHKTNHTVFSLSNEDLFSDLFSMLDDMDEPFADSSALAVFILSKHTRKQVKVALSGDGADELFGGYNKHAAELKARNIGIEKVFANSLLPILNILPKSRNSKIGNKIRQATKFLEGINLSEKERYWLWAGFTNDRQKNIFLNDEKNKSEFTARKNNILKTISADFNSVLYTDMQLVLENDMLVKVDRMSMANSLEVRSPFMDHHIVDFAFSLPSYYKIDKNSRKKILKETFKKELPEEIIQRPKQGFEVPLLKWFQTDLKSLITEDLLSEKFILEQGIFDLEEIQKLKEKLFSNNPNDSVARVWGLIVFQYWYKKTML